Proteins from a genomic interval of Chryseobacterium indologenes:
- the mreC gene encoding rod shape-determining protein MreC — translation MGFLLRLFSKNTLFVFFIFLQIIALVLIFSRNAMQRSWIAGQTAALNSWISGYIDEGVSYLKLKQINEDLVIQNKALMTQLYGKEGAKNPAFRKVHDTIGGGQIYTFVDGEIVFNSINRRNNYFTINRGRRDGVFPQMGVMAPRGIAGIVINSTDSYALVQSVLSVNKIRINAALKNSGYFGTLTWNGDNSRVMHLADIPKYVALKVGDSVITDGKSAIFPKGVMIGTVAGYSVDNKTGFWDISVELSEKMGALSKVFVVKNLKKAEVQKIQDTLQTVIKKEND, via the coding sequence ATGGGATTTTTGCTGAGATTATTTTCGAAGAACACTCTTTTCGTCTTCTTTATATTCCTGCAAATTATTGCTTTGGTTCTGATATTCTCCAGAAATGCGATGCAGAGATCATGGATCGCAGGGCAAACTGCTGCGCTGAATTCCTGGATTTCGGGATACATCGATGAAGGAGTTTCTTATCTGAAGCTAAAACAGATCAATGAAGATCTTGTTATTCAGAATAAAGCCCTTATGACTCAGCTTTACGGGAAGGAAGGGGCCAAAAACCCTGCCTTCAGAAAAGTTCATGATACCATAGGAGGCGGTCAGATTTATACTTTTGTTGACGGAGAAATTGTTTTCAACAGTATCAACAGGAGAAACAATTATTTTACAATAAACCGCGGCCGTAGAGATGGCGTCTTCCCGCAAATGGGAGTAATGGCACCAAGAGGTATTGCGGGAATTGTCATTAATTCTACAGACAGCTACGCACTAGTTCAGTCTGTATTGAGTGTAAACAAAATCAGGATTAATGCTGCACTTAAAAACTCAGGATACTTTGGAACATTAACATGGAACGGAGATAACTCCAGGGTGATGCATCTTGCAGATATTCCAAAATATGTTGCTTTAAAAGTAGGAGACAGCGTAATAACCGACGGAAAATCAGCCATCTTCCCTAAAGGGGTGATGATTGGTACTGTGGCCGGATATTCTGTAGATAACAAAACCGGTTTCTGGGATATCTCAGTGGAACTGAGTGAGAAAATGGGGGCGTTGAGTAAAGTATTTGTAGTGAAGAACCTTAAAAAAGCAGAAGTGCAAAAGATTCAGGATACACTACAGACTGTAATAAAAAAAGAAAATGATTAG